In the Wyeomyia smithii strain HCP4-BCI-WySm-NY-G18 chromosome 2, ASM2978416v1, whole genome shotgun sequence genome, one interval contains:
- the LOC129720685 gene encoding probable cytochrome P450 305a1 — translation MIVAILLILLIAALVGYLLQELQRPPNYPPGPRWLPFVGNTPAIRKLARAAEGQHLAFETLAKQYNSAVIGLKLGREYVVVAMGYPAVREVHSKEVFDGRPNNFFIRLRTMGTRLGVTCTDGPFWTEHRNFVTRHLRQAGYGRKPMQLQIQNELNELIGIVRDLSEEPVWPGSILPTSVINVLWTFTTGSRIARDDERLARLLLLLQNRSKAFDMSGGILSQLPWLRYIAPEWTGYNLLKRFNKELNDFFMITIKKHHEQYSDNKCNDDLIYAYIKEMKEKQHEEGSTFTDLQLTMIILDIFIAGSQTTSITIDLAFMILALMPEIQQKIRDEIDANLQPDELPQQIDRTNLPYTEAFLLEVQRFFHIVPVSGPRRALGDCTLSGYRVPKNATILMGLRTVHMDQDHWGDPEKFRPERFLDTDLKITNTERLIPFGLGRRRCLGELLARSCMFTFMVGILQKFTLHKTENGSDEPCLSLLPGITLSPKPYKIIFRSR, via the exons GTCCTCGCTGGTTACCGTTCGTCGGAAATACACCAGCCATACGTAAACTTGCTCGCGCCGCTGAAGGACAACATCTGGCGTTTGAGACTCTCGCCAAGCAGTACAACAGTGCAGTGATCGGACTTAAACTCGGCCGAGAATATGTCGTGGTCGCCATGGGATATCCGGCTGTCCGGGAAGTACACAGCAAGGAAGTCTTCGACGGCAGACCGaacaactttttcattcgattaCGAACCATGGGAACGCG ATTGGGTGTAACTTGCACAGATGGTCCATTCTGGACAGAGCACAGAAATTTTGTAACACGTCATCTACGGCAAGCTGGATACGGTAGAAAGCCTATGCAACTGCAGATACAGAATGAGTTGAATGAGCTTATAGGGATTGTGCGGGATCTTAGTGAGGAACCTGTGTGGCCTGGAAGTATCCTTCCAACAAGTGTTATCAATGTTTTGTGGACTTTCACTACTGGGTCAAGAATCGCTAGGGATGATGAAAGACTTGCCAGGTTGCTGTTATTATTACAAAATCGTTCCAAAGCGTTCGATATGTCTGGTGGAATTCTAAGCCAGTTACCGTGGCTTCGGTATATCGCTCCGGAATGGACAGGATATAATTTATTAAAACGCTTCAATAAAGAACTAAACGACTTTTTCATGATTACCATCAAAAAGCATCATGAACAGTACAGTGACAACAAATGCAACGATGATCTGATATATGCATACATTAAAGAAATGAAGGAAAAGCAACACGAGGAGGGTTCCACATTCACGGACCTGCAACTAACAATGATAATTCTAGatattttcattgctggatctCAAACAACAAGTATTACAATTGACCTAGCGTTCATGATATTGGCACTCATGCCAGAGATTCAGCAAAAAATTCGTGACGAGATTGACGCAAACCTTCAACCAGATGAATTACCTCAACAAATCGATCGTACAAATTTACCCTACACGGAAGCGTTTTTACTAGAAGTGCAACGATTCTTTCATATTGTACCGGTCAGCGGTCCTCGAAGAGCATTAGGCGACTGTACGCTAAGTGGTTATCGAGTTCCGAAAAATGCCACCATTCTAATGGGTCTTCGAACAGTCCATATGGATCAGGATCATTGGGGAGATCCCGAAAAGTTCCGACCGGAAAGATTTCTCGATACAGATCTAAAGATTACCAACACAGAACGTTTGATTCCATTTGGTCTTGGTAGACGACGTTGTCTTGGTGAATTGCTAGCTCGATCATGTATGTTTACGTTCATGGTTGGAATATTACAGAAGTTTACCTTACATAAAACGGAAAATGGCTCTGATGAACCCTGCCTGAGTCTGCTGCCTGGAATAACTCTGTCACCTAAGCCATACAAAATCATATTCAGATCAAggtga
- the LOC129720683 gene encoding protein cycle isoform X5: protein MQRSMSSVSNHNSHQQNLQDSGSENHQHLSGNDHGHRLHQQQQHAPHTDSSGNGAAEEGRKRKFSFNDNSDIEDDTCDDAKSVRTTDENKKQNHSEIEKRRRDKMNTYITELSAMIPMCHAMSRKLDKLTVLRMAVQHLKTIRGAVHSYTEGHYKPAFISDQELKMLILQAAEGFLFVVGCDRGRILYVSESVSQILNYSQGDLLGQSWFDILHPKDVAKVKEQLSSSDLSPRERLIDAKTMLPVKTDVPQGVSRLCPGARRSFFCRMKCKTNVQVKEETESNNSTTSCHRRKSKVNSDKKYPVIQCTGYLKSWAPAKIGLEEHEADGEGDSCNLSCLVAVGRVQPSLFQNHQQPSSGNQNNQRPTDSGANGSGGATGASVGSNGCKNFSRNNIPNLRNVQFISRHAMDGKFLFVDQRATLALGFLPQELLGTSMYEYYHHEDILALAESHKAALQGAQCVTTSVYRLRTKENGFVRLQSEWKSFRNPWTKEIEYLIAKNNVILSDLADTGGSSGGNFGSGSSTVPSGNGANSAGNGNNSSNTELGEGHNESNGQSTVGYDFFNHSNGREIQRIIHSHVEASKIGRQIAEQVMDHQRRVGDSSAESSPDPADVSIPQNFSSIAQEVKNLSSEAVSSVERTLASSSRVSPASSVSGVPSTQRVNGTLPGYNHSRSSTVASPGDEASHAQANTTDGNDEAAMAVIMSLLEADAGLGGPVDFSGLPWPLP, encoded by the exons TGACAACAGCGATATTGAAGATGACACTTGTGACGATGCGAAATCTGTTCGAACAACTGATGAAAACAAAAA GCAAAATCACAGTGAAATTGAGAAACGTCGACGTGATAAAATGAACACCTACATTACCGAGTTGTCGGCTATGATTCCCATGTGCCATGCTATGTCCCGCAAGCTGGACAAACTGACGGTCCTAAGAATGGCGGTGCAACATCTGAAAACGATCCGCGGAGCCGTACATTCCTATACCGAGGGACACTACAAACCGGCTTTCATATCAGACCAGGAGTTAAAAATGCTGATACTGCAGGCGGCCGAAGGGTTCCTGTTTGTGGTGGGCTGTGATCGAGGTCGGATCTTGTACGTGTCGGAGTCCGTTTCACAAATTTTGAATTACTCTCAG GGTGATCTATTGGGCCAAAGTTGGTTCGATATTCTTCATCCCAAGGATGTTGCGAAGGTGAAGGAACAGCTCTCCTCGTCGGATTTAAGCCCAAGGGAGCGACTGATCGATGCCAAAA CGATGCTTCCAGTTAAAACGGACGTACCTCAGGGCGTTTCAAGGCTGTGTCCGGGCGCTAGACGATCCTTTTTTTGTCGGATGAAATGCAAAACAAACGTACAAGTGAAAGAAGAAACAGAATCGAATAATTCAACGACCAGTTGCCATCGGAGGAAAAGTAAAGTGAATTCAG ATAAGAAATATCCAGTTATTCAATGCACTGGCTATCTAAAATCATGGGCTCCGGCCAAAATCGGCCTTGAAGAACACGAAGCAGACGGTGAAGGAGACTCTTGCAATCTGTCCTGCTTGGTGGCAGTAGGTCGAGTGCAGCCAAGTTTGTTTCAAAATCATCAACAACCGTCGAGTGGAAACCAGAACAATCAACGTCCAACGGACAGTGGCGCCAACGGTTCTGGTGGGGCAACTGGAGCGTCCGTTGGATCGAATGGTTGCAAAAACTTTAGTCGAAATAACATTCCTAACCTGCGAAATGTACAATTCATATCACGTCATGCAATGGACGGAAAGTTCCTATTCGTGGATCAACGTGCCACGTTGGCTCTGGGATTTCTTCCCCAGGAGTTACTTGGTACTAGTATGTACGAATACTATCATCATGAAGACATTCTAGCACTAGCGGAGTCACACAAGGCAGCACTGCAGGGAGCTCAGTGTGTTACCACGTCTGTCTACAGGCTGCGGACGAAGGAGAATGGATTCGTTCGATTGCAGAGCGAGTGGAAATCCTTCCGAAATCCGTGGACTAAAGAGATCGAATATCTGATAGCGAAAAACAATGTGATACTATCGGACCTGGCAGATACTGGGGGCAGTAGCGGAGGCAATTTTGGCAGCGGAAGTTCTACGGTGCCCAGCGGTAACGGTGCTAACAGTGCTGGGAATGGGAATAACAGCAGTAATACCGAGCTCGGTGAAGGACACAACGAAAGTAACGGACAAAGTACGGTTggatatgatttttttaatcatt CTAATGGACGCGAAATACAACGAATTATACATTCGCACGTAGAGGCTAGTAAAATAGGACGTCAAATAGCGGAACAAGTCATGGACCATCAACGAAGGGTTGGCGATTCGTCAGCAG AGAGTAGTCCCGATCCAGCTGACGTTTCAATACCGCAAAACTTTAGCTCTATTGCCCAGGAAGTCAAGAATTTGTCGAGTGAGGCAGTTTCTTCAGTAGAACGAACGCTAGCTTCATCGTCTCGTGTTTCACCCGCTTCTTCAGTGAGTGGAGTTCCTTCCACGCAACGAGTTAACGGTACTCTACCAGGGTACAATCATTCACGAAGTAGTACAGTTGCCAGCCCTGGAGACG AAGCTTCACACGCTCAAGCCAACACTACCGATGGTAATGACGAAGCGGCGATGGCAGTGATAATGAGCTTACTGGAGGCAGATGCTGGCTTGGGAGGTCCGGTGGACTTTTCCGGTTTACCGTGGCCATTACCGTGA
- the LOC129720683 gene encoding protein cycle isoform X6: protein MIYSKSDNSDIEDDTCDDAKSVRTTDENKKQNHSEIEKRRRDKMNTYITELSAMIPMCHAMSRKLDKLTVLRMAVQHLKTIRGAVHSYTEGHYKPAFISDQELKMLILQAAEGFLFVVGCDRGRILYVSESVSQILNYSQGDLLGQSWFDILHPKDVAKVKEQLSSSDLSPRERLIDAKTMLPVKTDVPQGVSRLCPGARRSFFCRMKCKTNVQVKEETESNNSTTSCHRRKSKVNSDKKYPVIQCTGYLKSWAPAKIGLEEHEADGEGDSCNLSCLVAVGRVQPSLFQNHQQPSSGNQNNQRPTDSGANGSGGATGASVGSNGCKNFSRNNIPNLRNVQFISRHAMDGKFLFVDQRATLALGFLPQELLGTSMYEYYHHEDILALAESHKAALQGAQCVTTSVYRLRTKENGFVRLQSEWKSFRNPWTKEIEYLIAKNNVILSDLADTGGSSGGNFGSGSSTVPSGNGANSAGNGNNSSNTELGEGHNESNGQSTVGYDFFNHSNGREIQRIIHSHVEASKIGRQIAEQVMDHQRRVGDSSAESSPDPADVSIPQNFSSIAQEVKNLSSEAVSSVERTLASSSRVSPASSVSGVPSTQRVNGTLPGYNHSRSSTVASPGDEASHAQANTTDGNDEAAMAVIMSLLEADAGLGGPVDFSGLPWPLP from the exons TGACAACAGCGATATTGAAGATGACACTTGTGACGATGCGAAATCTGTTCGAACAACTGATGAAAACAAAAA GCAAAATCACAGTGAAATTGAGAAACGTCGACGTGATAAAATGAACACCTACATTACCGAGTTGTCGGCTATGATTCCCATGTGCCATGCTATGTCCCGCAAGCTGGACAAACTGACGGTCCTAAGAATGGCGGTGCAACATCTGAAAACGATCCGCGGAGCCGTACATTCCTATACCGAGGGACACTACAAACCGGCTTTCATATCAGACCAGGAGTTAAAAATGCTGATACTGCAGGCGGCCGAAGGGTTCCTGTTTGTGGTGGGCTGTGATCGAGGTCGGATCTTGTACGTGTCGGAGTCCGTTTCACAAATTTTGAATTACTCTCAG GGTGATCTATTGGGCCAAAGTTGGTTCGATATTCTTCATCCCAAGGATGTTGCGAAGGTGAAGGAACAGCTCTCCTCGTCGGATTTAAGCCCAAGGGAGCGACTGATCGATGCCAAAA CGATGCTTCCAGTTAAAACGGACGTACCTCAGGGCGTTTCAAGGCTGTGTCCGGGCGCTAGACGATCCTTTTTTTGTCGGATGAAATGCAAAACAAACGTACAAGTGAAAGAAGAAACAGAATCGAATAATTCAACGACCAGTTGCCATCGGAGGAAAAGTAAAGTGAATTCAG ATAAGAAATATCCAGTTATTCAATGCACTGGCTATCTAAAATCATGGGCTCCGGCCAAAATCGGCCTTGAAGAACACGAAGCAGACGGTGAAGGAGACTCTTGCAATCTGTCCTGCTTGGTGGCAGTAGGTCGAGTGCAGCCAAGTTTGTTTCAAAATCATCAACAACCGTCGAGTGGAAACCAGAACAATCAACGTCCAACGGACAGTGGCGCCAACGGTTCTGGTGGGGCAACTGGAGCGTCCGTTGGATCGAATGGTTGCAAAAACTTTAGTCGAAATAACATTCCTAACCTGCGAAATGTACAATTCATATCACGTCATGCAATGGACGGAAAGTTCCTATTCGTGGATCAACGTGCCACGTTGGCTCTGGGATTTCTTCCCCAGGAGTTACTTGGTACTAGTATGTACGAATACTATCATCATGAAGACATTCTAGCACTAGCGGAGTCACACAAGGCAGCACTGCAGGGAGCTCAGTGTGTTACCACGTCTGTCTACAGGCTGCGGACGAAGGAGAATGGATTCGTTCGATTGCAGAGCGAGTGGAAATCCTTCCGAAATCCGTGGACTAAAGAGATCGAATATCTGATAGCGAAAAACAATGTGATACTATCGGACCTGGCAGATACTGGGGGCAGTAGCGGAGGCAATTTTGGCAGCGGAAGTTCTACGGTGCCCAGCGGTAACGGTGCTAACAGTGCTGGGAATGGGAATAACAGCAGTAATACCGAGCTCGGTGAAGGACACAACGAAAGTAACGGACAAAGTACGGTTggatatgatttttttaatcatt CTAATGGACGCGAAATACAACGAATTATACATTCGCACGTAGAGGCTAGTAAAATAGGACGTCAAATAGCGGAACAAGTCATGGACCATCAACGAAGGGTTGGCGATTCGTCAGCAG AGAGTAGTCCCGATCCAGCTGACGTTTCAATACCGCAAAACTTTAGCTCTATTGCCCAGGAAGTCAAGAATTTGTCGAGTGAGGCAGTTTCTTCAGTAGAACGAACGCTAGCTTCATCGTCTCGTGTTTCACCCGCTTCTTCAGTGAGTGGAGTTCCTTCCACGCAACGAGTTAACGGTACTCTACCAGGGTACAATCATTCACGAAGTAGTACAGTTGCCAGCCCTGGAGACG AAGCTTCACACGCTCAAGCCAACACTACCGATGGTAATGACGAAGCGGCGATGGCAGTGATAATGAGCTTACTGGAGGCAGATGCTGGCTTGGGAGGTCCGGTGGACTTTTCCGGTTTACCGTGGCCATTACCGTGA